The DNA window ACCGGCTCGAGCTCGTCGGTGTCGGGTCCCACCTGTCTCCTTCGTCCCGCGTGCGATTCCTTACGGCGCAAGCAAATCCCACGATTTCGCGGCCGGCGCGGCCTGTTGGCCCGCCGGGCAGCTCGGGCGGAAGTCGCACCACGAGCACCGTCTCGACGGGCGTGGGGGAAACGCCGGGTCTGCGGCGTCCTGCTCGCCCGAAGCCTCCAGGGTATCGGTCGCGATCCGCACGTCCTCGGCGGTCTCCTCGGCGCGCACGAGCTGACGGCGCAGGCTGTCGGCGGTGTGCTCGGCCGCCGCGACCGTGCCGCTGGGCAGGTGGTGCAGTTCCACGCGGTGGCACGGCAAGCGCAAGGTGCGCGCGGCGGCGACGGCGTACATCGCGAGCGCCTGCGACGCGCGCGCCTCGTGCTCGTCCGGCGCGCGCTTACCGGTCTTGTAGTCGACGATGACCAGCTCGCGACCGCGCTGGTCGATCCGGTCCGCCCTGCCTTCGATGATCATCGTCGGGTTGGCGTGCTCCCCGGTCTCCGGGTTGACCGGCGCCGAGACCCACCGCTCCAGGCCGACCGGGTCCATCTCGACGTCGTTCGACTCGACGTAGTCGGAAACCCAGCCCTGCGCGCGCTCGCGGTAGATCGCGGCCTGCGCCGCGTCCGCGAAACCGGCGTCCTTCCAGTGCGTGGTGACGAGCGCGGCGGCCCGCTGCGGCGTCCGCTTCCGCACCGGCAGGTCGAACAGGGCGCGCAACGCGTTGTGCACGACCGCGCCGAGCGTGCTGTGCGCCCACGGCCCGGTGCGCTGCGGGGTGGGCCGTTCGAGGTAGGCCAGCCGGTACCGGCGCGGGCAGTCGTCGAAGGTGGCCAGCCTCGCCGGGCTGACCTTGCTCAGCCTGCGCGGCTGGACGTCGAACTCGAACCCGATCTGCTCCACGGACACCACGGTACGGGGCCCCACCGACACATCTCGTGAAGGCTCGCGTCAGGGCGTCGCGATGAACCCGCGCACCGAGTTCGCCACCAGCTGCACCGCGATCGCGGCGAGCAGCAGGCCCGCGATCTTGGCGAGCAGCGTGATGCCGCTTTCCTTGATCACCCGGATCACCACGCCGGAGAAGCGCAGGCAGATGTAGAGCACGAAGTGCACCATCACGATCGACGCGCCGAGCGCGATGTACGCGCCCGCGTGCCCGTCGGCCTGCCGGACGTACACGATCGTCGCCGCGATCGCACCGGGCCCGGCCAGCAGCGGCGTGCCGAGCGGGACGAGCGCGATGTTGACGTCTTCGGCGACCTCGGGGTCGGTGCTGCCCTTGCCGGTCAGCAGGTCGAGCGCGATGAGCAGGAGCAGCAGCCCGCCGGCGCCCTGCAGCGCGGGGATGCCGATGCCGAGGTAGGACAGGATCGCCTGGCCCGCCACCGCGAACAGGCTGATCACCAGCAGCGACACCAGCACGGCCTGCCGCGCCGCCTTCGCGCGCACCGCGGGCGACTTGCGCCCGGTGAGGCTGAGGAACACCGGCACCGTGCCGGGCGGGTCCATGATCACGATCAGCGTGATCGTGGCCGCCATGAACAGCTTGGCGTCGAAGAACTCCGCGATGTTCACGGCCGTTCCCCGGTCCGCACGCGGGTGCCCGAGGCGCGCGAGACGAGTGCCTCGAACTGGTCGGGATCGGTGGTCTCGGCGCCGATCCTGATGGTCTTGTTCGTGCCGTGGTAGTCGCTCGACCCGGTGCGCACCAGGTCGAGGTCGCGGGCGAGCTCGGACATCTGCTCGCGGGCTTCGTCGTCGTGGTTCGGGTGGTTCACCTCGACGCCGGTGAGGCCGCGTTGCGCGAGCTTCGCGATAGTCTCCGCCGAGACCGTGTACCCGCGCGTGTGCGCGAAGGCGTGCGCCAGCACGGTGACACCACCCGCTTCGGTGATCATCTCGATGGCGTCTTCGACCGGGGTGTCCTCGCGCGGGAGGTAGTAGCCGCGCTTCCCGCCGAGGTATTCGGCGAACGCCTCGTCGACGGTGCTAACGAGCCCGGCGCGGACGAGCGCCTGCGCGAGGTGCGGCCTGCCCGCGGGGGAATCCTCCGGCAGCAGGCCCATGATCTCGTCGGCGTCCACGGGGAGCCCGTCGGCCGCCATGCGCGTGGCCATCGCCCGCACCCGCGCGCGCCGTTCGATCCGCAGCCGCTGCTGCTCGGCGACCACCCTCGGCGACGCGGGGTCGAACAGGTACGCCAGCAGGTGCACGCTGATGCCGTAGCCGTGGTCGTGCGTGGAGACGCAGGAAAGCTCCGCACCGGGAACCACGGTCAGGCCGGGCGGCAGCGCGTCGAACGCCTCCTGCCAGCCCGCGGTGGTGTCGTGGTCGGTGATCGCCACGACGTCGAGGCCCGCGCTCGCGGCGGCGCGCATCAGCCCGCCGGGACTGTCGG is part of the Amycolatopsis sp. CA-230715 genome and encodes:
- a CDS encoding RecB family exonuclease, with the translated sequence MEQIGFEFDVQPRRLSKVSPARLATFDDCPRRYRLAYLERPTPQRTGPWAHSTLGAVVHNALRALFDLPVRKRTPQRAAALVTTHWKDAGFADAAQAAIYRERAQGWVSDYVESNDVEMDPVGLERWVSAPVNPETGEHANPTMIIEGRADRIDQRGRELVIVDYKTGKRAPDEHEARASQALAMYAVAAARTLRLPCHRVELHHLPSGTVAAAEHTADSLRRQLVRAEETAEDVRIATDTLEASGEQDAADPAFPPRPSRRCSWCDFRPSCPAGQQAAPAAKSWDLLAP
- a CDS encoding MarC family protein → MNIAEFFDAKLFMAATITLIVIMDPPGTVPVFLSLTGRKSPAVRAKAARQAVLVSLLVISLFAVAGQAILSYLGIGIPALQGAGGLLLLLIALDLLTGKGSTDPEVAEDVNIALVPLGTPLLAGPGAIAATIVYVRQADGHAGAYIALGASIVMVHFVLYICLRFSGVVIRVIKESGITLLAKIAGLLLAAIAVQLVANSVRGFIATP
- a CDS encoding PHP domain-containing protein, with protein sequence MRIDLHAHSTASDGTDSPGGLMRAAASAGLDVVAITDHDTTAGWQEAFDALPPGLTVVPGAELSCVSTHDHGYGISVHLLAYLFDPASPRVVAEQQRLRIERRARVRAMATRMAADGLPVDADEIMGLLPEDSPAGRPHLAQALVRAGLVSTVDEAFAEYLGGKRGYYLPREDTPVEDAIEMITEAGGVTVLAHAFAHTRGYTVSAETIAKLAQRGLTGVEVNHPNHDDEAREQMSELARDLDLVRTGSSDYHGTNKTIRIGAETTDPDQFEALVSRASGTRVRTGERP